From Nakamurella flava, the proteins below share one genomic window:
- a CDS encoding glucoamylase family protein, whose translation MRSRGTAASDTPVLSRRRFVVLGVGALGVAATAAITSADSRRVDGGAPGDLDAEARPLVSQEVDKSIRWLWDFANRDAATTGFGLVRDRDDSAWVASTAATGFALAAYCIGVDRGVLDRRAVVKRVRGALRTIEQTVPHRSGAVMHFVVPTSGLAARNSEYSTIDTALLLNGAVVAAAYLADPEITERTDRLLRRADWLAYQRITTDARYLRMAWSDRTRAYVGTWNMSAEQLVLYLLVAGHPDVPPEIARALYAGFRRPIGEYGGHRCVYEPGGTLFTYQYPHAFFPYHRYCDGDGVDWAANARSATLANRAWCADNADQHPAFASGLWGSSASDGPFGYTVNGASPSAATPRNDGTIAPYSLMGALMTTPAEAGEALLRLRRSFPDAWGPYGFADAVNVVDGRPWVAASRLGIDKGLSAIAGAAALGSTLVHDSFAAHPWIARGRDVLGYRLV comes from the coding sequence ATGCGGTCACGGGGTACGGCGGCGTCGGACACACCCGTCCTGAGCCGTCGACGCTTCGTGGTGCTCGGGGTCGGAGCCCTGGGGGTCGCCGCCACTGCTGCGATCACCTCCGCCGACAGCCGACGCGTCGACGGCGGGGCCCCCGGGGATCTCGACGCCGAGGCCCGCCCGCTGGTCTCGCAGGAGGTCGACAAGTCGATCCGCTGGCTGTGGGACTTCGCCAATCGCGATGCCGCGACGACGGGATTCGGTCTCGTCCGCGACCGGGACGACAGCGCCTGGGTCGCCTCCACCGCGGCGACCGGCTTCGCCCTGGCCGCCTACTGCATCGGGGTCGACCGCGGCGTCCTGGATCGCCGGGCGGTCGTCAAGCGTGTCCGGGGGGCACTGCGGACCATCGAGCAGACGGTGCCGCACCGGTCCGGGGCCGTCATGCATTTCGTCGTTCCGACCAGCGGTCTCGCCGCGCGGAACTCGGAGTACTCGACCATCGACACCGCGCTGCTGCTCAACGGGGCCGTCGTCGCGGCCGCGTACCTGGCCGACCCCGAGATCACCGAGCGGACCGATCGGCTGCTGCGGCGGGCCGACTGGCTGGCCTACCAGCGGATCACCACCGACGCCCGCTATCTGCGGATGGCGTGGTCGGACCGGACCCGGGCCTACGTCGGTACCTGGAACATGTCGGCCGAGCAACTCGTGCTGTACCTGCTGGTGGCCGGACATCCCGATGTCCCGCCGGAGATCGCTCGGGCGTTGTACGCCGGGTTCCGCCGACCGATCGGCGAGTACGGCGGACACCGCTGCGTCTACGAACCGGGCGGAACGCTGTTCACCTACCAGTACCCGCACGCCTTCTTCCCCTACCACCGTTACTGCGACGGCGACGGGGTCGACTGGGCGGCCAATGCGCGTTCGGCGACCCTGGCCAACCGTGCCTGGTGTGCCGACAACGCCGATCAGCACCCAGCTTTCGCGTCGGGTCTGTGGGGATCCTCGGCCAGTGACGGGCCCTTCGGCTACACCGTCAACGGGGCGTCTCCGTCAGCGGCAACACCGCGCAACGACGGCACCATCGCGCCGTACTCGCTGATGGGTGCGCTGATGACCACGCCGGCCGAGGCGGGCGAGGCGCTCCTGCGGCTCCGTCGGTCGTTCCCGGACGCCTGGGGACCCTACGGATTCGCTGACGCCGTCAACGTCGTGGACGGCCGCCCCTGGGTCGCCGCGAGTCGCCTGGGCATCGACAAGGGCCTGTCGGCGATCGCCGGTGCCGCAGCCCTGGGCAGCACACTGGTGCACGACAGCTTCGCGGCGCACCCGTGGATCGCGCGCGGCCGGGACGTCCTCGGGTACCGACTCGTCTGA
- the mdoH gene encoding glucans biosynthesis glucosyltransferase MdoH — protein MLAHSNPDSPRATVDVTDPDPGPEISPVRDPAGERTARRQTLRYLRGIGLHGPAADSAVQTLLDRARSQPLPEGHGLVDVVLEMARSTVERFLHAMDIDGSGATHHWLPLFLRAHPESFPDDPAAARRFAEASVANADQVYRDFADQELRSSGIPRWFALVGPAIAAGVVVAVLATGTVPAGGIWEPLRAVVIGAWALLIGGLTAVVVAGSMIAVRGFTLAPSLFRGRHAAAEEPLPSTVVVMPVYHEDIGRVVAGLIALWEGFRDHPVLPDVDFMILSDSRDDDAVRREIRVVSWARHRGAPGMPIYHRRRSGNSHKKAGNLAEFLGSTGRRYSYAVLLDADSVMRPETVVEMVRRMHDDPELGLLQAPLQLHHATTYFARAQQFTSAVVGPMATRGLARWSQDTANFYGHNAVVRVSAFVDSCALPTLSGRPPLGGQLLSHDFVEAALLCRAGWKVCIAPDLTGSWEEVPPTLGEFAARDRRWCQGNLQHLRILSAGGLRMWSRLHLFLGSAAYLASPALVLFSLLGLALAAWPGVETGAGGTAGPTGLLLTVAAMAALLVMRLLAWVTVVTTGQARRDFGGVGRFTASALLDAVTAAVLGPLLMVHHTAAVVGILSGRSSGWSAQQRTAGGHSVGAVVRAQRLPTFLGVATLAFLAAVVPALIWWMAPLWMPLIAAVPLTLLTSSERVGRGLGRIGLLTVPTERTMEPVRRRIAELTELVPAELHHYHLRDVVLDPIVLSDHCRALAAAAPTAGPERADDRAVELRERALRLGPSVLTPWERRVLLDDAPSLRWLHDRAWQYWDLDPVKQTAPQRPAGRERGPAAAAAGVTEPAAEQAPTRPNGLVPLVPRPGIS, from the coding sequence GTGTTGGCGCACTCCAACCCCGACAGCCCCCGGGCGACCGTTGACGTCACCGATCCAGACCCCGGTCCCGAGATCTCCCCCGTGCGTGATCCGGCCGGGGAGCGCACTGCACGGCGCCAGACCCTGCGCTATCTACGCGGGATCGGCCTGCACGGCCCGGCCGCGGACTCCGCGGTCCAGACCCTGCTCGACCGGGCCCGCTCGCAGCCCTTGCCGGAGGGTCACGGGTTGGTCGACGTCGTCCTGGAGATGGCTCGCAGCACCGTCGAGCGCTTCCTGCACGCCATGGACATCGACGGATCCGGGGCCACCCATCACTGGCTACCGCTCTTCCTGCGCGCCCATCCGGAGAGCTTCCCCGACGATCCCGCCGCGGCCCGCCGGTTCGCCGAGGCGTCCGTCGCGAACGCCGACCAGGTCTACCGCGACTTCGCCGACCAGGAGCTGCGGTCGTCCGGCATCCCGCGTTGGTTCGCACTCGTTGGGCCCGCGATCGCAGCCGGGGTCGTCGTGGCGGTCCTGGCGACTGGAACCGTCCCGGCCGGCGGAATATGGGAACCGTTGCGAGCGGTCGTGATCGGTGCCTGGGCTCTGCTGATCGGTGGGCTCACGGCGGTCGTGGTCGCCGGATCCATGATCGCAGTCCGCGGGTTCACGCTGGCTCCCAGCCTGTTTCGTGGCCGGCACGCCGCGGCGGAGGAGCCGCTGCCGTCGACCGTCGTCGTGATGCCCGTCTATCACGAGGACATCGGTCGGGTGGTGGCCGGTCTGATCGCGCTGTGGGAGGGGTTCAGGGACCATCCCGTGCTGCCGGACGTGGACTTCATGATCCTCAGCGACTCGCGGGACGACGACGCCGTCCGCCGTGAGATCCGGGTGGTCAGCTGGGCCCGCCACCGCGGTGCCCCGGGTATGCCCATCTACCACCGCCGACGATCGGGCAACAGTCACAAGAAGGCCGGCAACCTGGCGGAGTTCCTGGGCTCCACCGGTCGGCGGTACTCCTATGCGGTCCTGCTCGACGCCGACAGTGTCATGCGGCCGGAGACCGTGGTCGAGATGGTGCGCCGGATGCACGACGACCCGGAGCTCGGACTGCTGCAGGCCCCGCTCCAGTTGCACCACGCGACCACCTACTTCGCCCGGGCGCAGCAGTTCACCAGCGCGGTGGTCGGCCCGATGGCCACCCGTGGGCTCGCCCGGTGGTCGCAGGACACCGCCAATTTCTACGGTCACAACGCGGTCGTGCGGGTGTCGGCCTTCGTGGACAGCTGTGCGCTGCCCACTCTGTCCGGCCGGCCGCCGTTGGGTGGTCAGTTGCTCAGTCACGACTTCGTCGAGGCCGCCCTGTTGTGCCGGGCGGGATGGAAGGTGTGCATCGCGCCCGACCTCACCGGCAGCTGGGAGGAGGTCCCACCAACGCTCGGCGAGTTCGCCGCCCGCGATCGCCGGTGGTGTCAGGGCAATCTGCAGCACCTTCGGATCCTGTCGGCCGGTGGTCTGCGGATGTGGAGCCGGCTGCACCTGTTCCTCGGCTCCGCCGCCTACCTGGCCTCGCCGGCCCTGGTGCTGTTCTCGCTGCTCGGGCTGGCGCTGGCGGCCTGGCCGGGGGTCGAGACCGGTGCCGGCGGGACGGCCGGACCGACGGGTCTGCTCCTGACGGTGGCGGCCATGGCCGCCCTCCTGGTCATGCGGCTGCTCGCCTGGGTCACCGTCGTGACCACCGGTCAGGCCCGCCGCGACTTCGGCGGGGTCGGCCGGTTCACCGCCTCGGCCCTGCTCGACGCGGTCACCGCGGCTGTCCTCGGTCCGTTGCTGATGGTCCATCACACGGCCGCGGTGGTCGGCATCCTGTCGGGCCGGTCGTCCGGGTGGTCGGCCCAGCAGCGCACCGCGGGCGGCCATTCGGTCGGCGCCGTCGTCCGGGCCCAGCGGCTGCCGACGTTCCTCGGGGTGGCCACGCTGGCCTTCCTCGCCGCTGTCGTCCCCGCACTGATCTGGTGGATGGCGCCGCTGTGGATGCCGCTCATCGCCGCCGTCCCCCTCACCCTGTTGACCTCCAGCGAACGGGTCGGTCGAGGCCTGGGGCGGATCGGTCTGCTCACCGTGCCGACCGAGCGGACCATGGAACCGGTCCGCCGCCGCATCGCCGAGCTCACCGAACTGGTGCCCGCCGAGTTGCATCACTACCACCTGCGGGACGTGGTGCTGGACCCCATCGTGCTGTCCGATCACTGCCGGGCGCTGGCCGCCGCCGCGCCGACGGCCGGCCCGGAACGGGCCGACGACCGCGCGGTGGAGTTGCGGGAACGGGCCCTACGTCTGGGCCCTTCGGTGCTGACGCCCTGGGAGCGACGCGTCCTGCTCGATGACGCACCGAGTCTTCGCTGGCTGCACGACAGAGCCTGGCAGTACTGGGATCTGGATCCGGTCAAGCAGACCGCGCCGCAGCGGCCCGCCGGTCGTGAACGGGGCCCCGCCGCGGCGGCGGCCGGTGTCACGGAACCGGCCGCCGAGCAGGCGCCCACCCGACCGAACGGGCTCGTTCCCCTCGTCCCGAGGCCGGGCATCAGCTGA
- a CDS encoding glycosyltransferase, whose translation MMTMLLINHLSYAVKFTNLAVCYTLMFIHLALKMVASLAAVPHKAQPGVDLDALTVDVVVPIYNEDPDLLAAGVTAMSRQDRKPRALWLVDDGSQRDGVPFPVLEEPVVREAIAVARAAGIDVVCRRQENKGKREAQSVAFAESDADIFVTTDSDTYLQQDALALMLIPFSRPEVMSVGGTAYGQNVGRNILTRALDLGFVMSFLQGRVAEGYFGAVRVNCGILAAYRGEVVRPNLDRFLNQRFMGVPVRAGDDRALTFFAKERGRTEFQPLAIAYSALPENLSHLARQRMRWARSWCWGTLWLLRRPIRSADFLFTATQCLGILAYGIAMTIGLLGAASGAISVDLLIWSVLVAVGIGYVAHLRYVLVARREQPVWQRLLTWLTSPLTSVLYLALLLPLYYRALAQPAPRAWGTRQRVEVGLHKPATAATAESPAPVGVPVPAVVGAA comes from the coding sequence ATGATGACCATGTTGCTGATCAACCACCTCAGTTACGCGGTGAAGTTCACCAATCTGGCCGTCTGCTACACGCTCATGTTCATCCATCTGGCCCTCAAGATGGTGGCTTCACTGGCCGCGGTCCCCCACAAGGCCCAGCCCGGCGTCGACCTGGACGCTCTGACGGTCGACGTGGTCGTCCCCATCTACAACGAGGACCCGGACCTGCTGGCCGCGGGCGTCACCGCCATGAGCCGCCAGGATCGCAAGCCCCGTGCGCTCTGGCTGGTCGACGACGGGTCACAGCGGGACGGTGTGCCCTTCCCCGTCCTCGAGGAGCCGGTCGTCCGGGAAGCCATCGCCGTGGCCCGGGCCGCCGGTATCGATGTCGTCTGTCGGCGTCAGGAGAACAAGGGCAAGCGGGAGGCGCAGTCGGTCGCTTTCGCCGAGTCGGACGCCGACATCTTCGTCACCACCGACTCCGACACCTACCTGCAGCAGGATGCGCTGGCCCTGATGCTCATCCCGTTCTCCCGTCCGGAGGTGATGAGCGTCGGGGGCACGGCCTACGGGCAGAACGTCGGCCGCAACATCCTCACCCGCGCACTGGATCTCGGATTCGTGATGTCGTTCCTGCAGGGCCGGGTGGCCGAAGGCTACTTCGGTGCCGTGCGGGTCAACTGCGGGATCCTGGCCGCCTATCGCGGGGAAGTGGTGCGCCCCAACCTCGATCGCTTCCTCAACCAGAGGTTCATGGGGGTGCCGGTCCGCGCCGGCGACGACCGGGCGCTGACGTTCTTCGCCAAGGAGCGCGGGCGCACGGAGTTCCAGCCGCTGGCCATCGCGTACTCGGCGCTGCCGGAGAACCTGAGTCACCTGGCCCGGCAACGGATGCGCTGGGCGAGGTCCTGGTGCTGGGGGACGCTGTGGCTGCTCCGCCGGCCGATCCGGTCGGCCGACTTCCTGTTCACGGCGACCCAGTGCCTGGGCATCCTGGCCTACGGGATCGCCATGACCATCGGACTTCTCGGCGCGGCATCCGGAGCGATCTCCGTCGACCTGCTGATCTGGTCCGTCCTGGTCGCCGTCGGTATCGGCTACGTCGCCCACCTGCGGTACGTCCTCGTCGCCCGACGGGAGCAGCCGGTCTGGCAGCGTCTGCTGACCTGGCTCACCAGCCCGCTGACCAGCGTGCTCTACCTGGCGTTGCTGCTGCCGCTCTACTACCGGGCCCTGGCCCAGCCGGCGCCCCGCGCCTGGGGCACCCGGCAGCGGGTCGAGGTCGGGCTGCACAAGCCGGCCACCGCGGCGACGGCCGAGAGTCCCGCCCCGGTCGGCGTTCCCGTCCCGGCCGTGGTGGGTGCGGCATGA
- a CDS encoding acyltransferase family protein — MTALLPPPATAVRGRHAAPDTGTADRKFRPDIEGLRAIAVLLVVLYHAGVPGLSGGYVGVDVFFVISGYLITTHLLPGLLAGRGIGLGTFYARRIRRLLPLASMVVVTTVVVTWWLLSALQARQVGIDALWAAVFAVNIHLALTGVDYQANQDPSPLQHFWSLAVEEQFYLFWPLLLLAVVTLAVRTRRIPARTAAFGLIVVIVLGSLGYSVYLTAAEPTYAYFLTTTRAWELGVGALVAIAAPWLARIGPLQSAPVAGTGLAMIALAAVWFTEATPFPGAAALLPVVGTAVVIVAGLARTHRVESLLFDRSPVQALGRLSYGWYLWHWPVLILGEMYLQRSLRLPEALALVAIALWMAMCSSIAVETPLRTYPALVASTARSLRFGLVLVLISALTGACAAYVAPRLMGLGAQAATVTAPADVLSAVVAGQATTALPANLTPDLLEAADDKPDLNAADGISCMVGLLTADLSSEPGGSCVAGGTEDGDTTVVLAGDSHAYHWIPALREIAVDRGWRLVSLTKSGCSLYDVTMVNTQLKREYTECTEWRTKVFERIEQEKPALVITSGAIFSEREGDFAQRWVEGVGSTVGRLTAAGVPTVVLEDIPYPRKDVPKCVAQNPTDIAESCGLTVSEAMSDPERRAGTATAAAAAGATVVDPQPWFCGPERCPVVVGQYLLYSDNSHMTATYSRALVPLLAAQLPSP, encoded by the coding sequence ATGACGGCGCTCCTGCCGCCGCCTGCCACCGCCGTTCGCGGCCGGCACGCGGCGCCGGACACAGGGACGGCCGACCGCAAGTTCCGCCCCGACATCGAAGGTCTGCGGGCCATCGCCGTCCTGCTGGTCGTGCTGTATCACGCCGGGGTGCCGGGCCTGTCCGGCGGCTACGTGGGCGTCGACGTCTTCTTCGTCATCAGCGGCTACCTCATCACCACCCACCTGCTACCCGGCCTGCTCGCCGGCCGGGGCATCGGCCTGGGCACCTTCTACGCCCGACGCATCCGGCGGCTGCTGCCGCTTGCCTCGATGGTGGTCGTCACCACCGTCGTGGTCACCTGGTGGCTGCTGTCGGCCCTGCAGGCCCGGCAGGTCGGTATCGACGCCCTCTGGGCCGCGGTCTTCGCCGTCAACATCCACCTCGCGCTGACCGGGGTCGACTACCAGGCCAACCAGGACCCCTCGCCCCTGCAGCACTTCTGGTCGCTGGCGGTCGAGGAGCAGTTCTATCTGTTCTGGCCGCTGCTGCTGCTGGCCGTGGTCACCCTGGCCGTGCGGACGCGCCGAATCCCCGCCCGTACCGCGGCTTTCGGTCTCATCGTGGTGATCGTCCTGGGTTCCCTGGGGTACTCGGTCTACCTGACGGCGGCCGAACCCACCTACGCGTACTTCCTGACCACCACGCGCGCCTGGGAACTCGGCGTCGGCGCACTGGTCGCCATCGCCGCGCCGTGGCTGGCCCGGATCGGCCCACTGCAGTCGGCCCCGGTCGCCGGGACCGGTCTGGCCATGATCGCGCTGGCCGCGGTGTGGTTCACCGAGGCGACGCCCTTCCCCGGGGCGGCCGCGCTGCTGCCCGTCGTCGGCACCGCCGTCGTCATCGTCGCCGGCCTGGCCCGGACCCACCGGGTGGAAAGCCTGCTGTTCGACCGTTCACCGGTACAGGCACTGGGCCGGCTGTCCTACGGGTGGTACCTGTGGCACTGGCCGGTCCTGATCCTCGGCGAGATGTACCTGCAGCGCAGCCTGCGACTGCCCGAGGCGCTGGCCCTGGTCGCCATCGCCCTGTGGATGGCGATGTGTTCGTCGATCGCCGTGGAGACGCCACTGCGGACCTACCCGGCCCTGGTGGCCAGCACGGCGCGCAGTCTGCGGTTCGGACTCGTGCTCGTCCTGATCAGCGCGCTGACCGGCGCGTGCGCCGCCTACGTCGCTCCCCGGCTGATGGGGCTGGGCGCCCAGGCCGCGACCGTCACCGCGCCGGCCGACGTGCTGTCCGCGGTGGTCGCCGGCCAGGCGACCACCGCCCTGCCGGCCAACCTGACACCGGACCTGCTCGAAGCCGCCGATGACAAGCCGGATCTGAACGCCGCGGACGGCATCTCGTGCATGGTCGGCCTGCTGACCGCCGATCTGTCGAGCGAACCCGGCGGGTCCTGCGTGGCCGGCGGCACCGAGGACGGCGACACCACCGTCGTCCTCGCCGGCGACTCGCACGCCTACCACTGGATCCCGGCACTGCGGGAGATCGCCGTCGACCGCGGGTGGCGACTGGTCTCGCTGACCAAGTCCGGGTGCTCGCTCTACGACGTGACCATGGTCAACACCCAGCTCAAGCGCGAGTACACCGAATGCACCGAATGGCGCACCAAGGTCTTCGAGCGCATCGAGCAGGAGAAGCCCGCGCTGGTCATCACATCCGGCGCCATCTTCTCCGAGCGCGAGGGCGACTTCGCCCAGCGCTGGGTTGAAGGCGTCGGGAGCACCGTCGGCCGGCTGACTGCCGCCGGTGTCCCCACGGTGGTGCTCGAGGACATCCCGTACCCGCGTAAGGACGTGCCGAAGTGCGTCGCCCAGAACCCGACCGACATCGCCGAATCCTGCGGACTGACCGTGTCCGAGGCGATGAGCGACCCGGAGCGCCGCGCCGGCACGGCGACGGCCGCCGCCGCGGCGGGCGCGACCGTCGTCGACCCGCAGCCGTGGTTCTGCGGGCCCGAGCGGTGCCCCGTCGTCGTCGGTCAGTACCTGCTCTATTCCGACAACAGCCACATGACGGCGACGTACTCGCGTGCGCTGGTCCCCCTGCTGGCCGCTCAGCTGCCTTCTCCCTGA
- a CDS encoding UDP-glucose dehydrogenase family protein: MSDTDSTTIDAPDHRSPGARPVLSVVGTGYLGATHAAAMAELGFTVIGVDVDAAKIAALQNGKVPFFEPGLPELLSTHVESGRLRFTDDFAEAIGAADVHFLCVGTPQRRGSNAADMTYVDAALDAIARNLTKDAIVVGKSTVPVGTARRLQERLAVTADPAFQVELLWNPEFLREGRAVQDTLRPDRVVIGGASPAADAVMRQVYGTPVAEGAQYITCDLPTAELVKTSANAFLATKISFINAVSELCDAAGADVKRLADAIGVDARIGRGFLNAGLGFGGGCLPKDIRALMHRSTELGADSIVRLLHDVDEINMLQRQRVIDLAVSACDGSVLGRRIAVLGAAFKPDTDDVRDSPALNVAAALHLRGAQVQVFDPEAMDAARHYFPALHYVSSTTEAVENADVVLVLTEWPEFRDADPVALGELVAHRRLVDGRNCLSDPAAWRAVGWTITGLGLGRPAGDLLTVSGGSPR, from the coding sequence ATGTCCGACACCGATTCGACCACCATCGACGCCCCTGACCACCGCTCACCCGGCGCCCGGCCCGTGCTGTCGGTGGTGGGCACCGGGTACCTGGGTGCCACCCACGCCGCGGCGATGGCGGAGCTGGGATTCACCGTCATCGGCGTCGACGTCGACGCAGCCAAGATCGCCGCCCTGCAGAACGGCAAGGTGCCGTTCTTCGAACCCGGCCTGCCGGAACTGCTCTCGACCCACGTGGAGTCCGGCCGGCTGCGCTTCACCGACGATTTCGCCGAGGCCATCGGCGCGGCCGACGTGCACTTCCTGTGCGTCGGCACCCCGCAGCGAAGGGGCAGCAACGCGGCCGACATGACCTACGTCGACGCGGCTCTCGATGCAATCGCCCGCAACCTGACCAAGGACGCGATCGTCGTCGGCAAGTCGACCGTCCCGGTCGGCACCGCCCGGCGGCTGCAGGAACGTCTGGCCGTCACGGCCGATCCGGCGTTCCAGGTCGAGCTGCTGTGGAACCCGGAATTCCTCCGTGAGGGTCGGGCCGTCCAGGACACCCTGCGGCCCGACCGGGTGGTCATCGGCGGGGCGAGCCCGGCGGCCGACGCCGTGATGCGGCAGGTGTACGGAACCCCGGTCGCCGAGGGCGCGCAGTACATCACCTGCGACCTGCCGACCGCCGAACTGGTCAAGACCAGCGCGAACGCGTTCCTGGCCACCAAGATCTCGTTCATCAACGCGGTCTCCGAGCTGTGCGACGCCGCCGGTGCGGACGTCAAGCGGCTGGCCGACGCCATCGGTGTCGACGCCCGGATCGGCCGCGGCTTCCTCAACGCCGGACTCGGCTTCGGCGGCGGCTGCCTTCCCAAGGACATCCGCGCGCTGATGCACCGCTCCACCGAGCTCGGCGCCGATTCGATCGTCCGGTTGCTGCACGACGTCGACGAGATCAACATGCTCCAGCGGCAACGGGTCATCGACCTGGCCGTTTCCGCCTGCGACGGGTCCGTACTCGGACGCCGGATCGCCGTGCTGGGGGCCGCGTTCAAGCCCGACACCGACGACGTCCGCGACTCCCCTGCCCTGAACGTGGCCGCCGCGCTGCACCTGCGGGGTGCCCAGGTGCAGGTCTTCGACCCCGAGGCGATGGACGCGGCCCGGCACTACTTCCCGGCCCTGCACTACGTCAGCTCGACCACGGAGGCCGTCGAGAACGCCGACGTCGTCCTAGTTCTCACCGAGTGGCCGGAGTTCCGCGATGCCGACCCGGTCGCCCTGGGCGAGCTGGTCGCGCACCGCCGACTGGTCGACGGTCGCAACTGCCTGTCCGACCCGGCCGCCTGGCGGGCGGTCGGCTGGACCATCACGGGTCTCGGACTGGGGCGGCCCGCGGGCGATCTGCTGACCGTGTCCGGTGGGAGTCCCCGCTGA
- a CDS encoding glycosyltransferase family 2 protein, translating into MPDPTWSRRPTAAVGVLVVRGARAHSPLTPVGDDADAAVPELTAAAARLVVESVGGTGTVTADAFSITVDLPDADPRGVRRVLQAAARAVAAADLTGPDGTPVRLHVGVGWSDLSDRPMVTAVAAAQHAAAESLSHNDLVARPVLAGDGPLGAPRRPSTTMTRWQIALSLLACVAAPLALMITTYRLGLDVSTALYWAAVSAIVLTVGLQFAEGFVALRRCTPPGDAATPPAATAVIAAYLPNEAETIVETLTAFRGLRYRGPLQILLAYNTDRPLPVESELARIALADPRLTLLRVEPSTSKAQNVNAALAHTTGEFVGVFDADHHPMPDAFERAWAWINDGADVVQGHCVVRNGSESAVARMVAVEFEQIYAVGHIGRQRMHGFGIFGGSNGFWRTDVLRQIRMRGDRLTEDIDSSVRALRSGYRVVNDRGLISRELAPTSLPALWKQRIRWAQGWYEVSRYNAEAVTGRSGLSFRQRLGLAQLLVWRELYMWVTPLIWSLLLFMWWRDGGLTMASPVLLALTGAVLACGPVQLLFARQVGDRQIRRHRWWWWSFLLVNLVVYQEYKNLIGRVAQIKHVMGERHWTVTPRTADAAGAVPVGAVEDVPTAEPGQLRAGRPPLVAETG; encoded by the coding sequence GTGCCCGATCCGACCTGGTCCCGCCGGCCGACGGCGGCGGTCGGGGTGCTGGTGGTACGGGGCGCCCGGGCCCACTCGCCGCTGACCCCGGTCGGTGACGACGCCGACGCCGCGGTCCCCGAGCTGACCGCCGCGGCCGCCCGTCTGGTCGTCGAGTCGGTGGGCGGCACGGGAACCGTCACCGCGGACGCCTTCTCGATCACGGTGGACCTGCCCGACGCGGACCCCCGGGGTGTCCGGCGGGTACTGCAGGCTGCCGCCCGCGCGGTCGCGGCCGCCGATCTCACGGGTCCGGACGGCACCCCCGTCCGGTTGCACGTCGGGGTCGGCTGGTCCGACCTGTCCGACCGGCCGATGGTCACCGCGGTCGCAGCGGCCCAGCACGCCGCCGCCGAGTCGCTGTCCCACAACGACCTGGTGGCCCGCCCGGTGCTGGCCGGGGACGGACCCCTCGGCGCCCCGCGTCGTCCCAGCACGACGATGACCCGGTGGCAGATCGCGCTGAGCCTCCTCGCCTGCGTCGCGGCGCCGCTCGCGCTGATGATCACGACGTACCGCTTGGGGCTGGACGTCTCGACCGCGCTGTACTGGGCGGCGGTGTCGGCCATCGTGCTGACGGTGGGTCTGCAATTCGCCGAGGGCTTCGTGGCACTGCGCCGGTGCACACCACCGGGCGACGCAGCGACCCCACCGGCAGCCACCGCCGTCATCGCCGCGTACCTGCCGAACGAGGCGGAGACGATCGTCGAGACCTTGACCGCCTTCCGCGGTCTGCGCTACCGCGGGCCTCTGCAGATCCTGCTGGCCTACAACACCGACCGGCCGTTGCCGGTTGAGAGCGAGTTGGCCCGGATCGCGCTGGCCGACCCCCGGCTGACCCTGCTGCGGGTGGAGCCGAGCACCTCCAAGGCCCAGAACGTCAACGCCGCCCTGGCCCACACCACGGGCGAGTTCGTCGGAGTCTTCGATGCCGACCACCACCCGATGCCCGATGCCTTCGAACGCGCGTGGGCATGGATCAACGACGGGGCCGACGTCGTGCAGGGACACTGCGTGGTGCGCAACGGGTCCGAGTCGGCTGTCGCCCGCATGGTGGCCGTGGAGTTCGAGCAGATCTATGCGGTCGGGCACATCGGCCGCCAGCGGATGCACGGCTTCGGCATCTTCGGTGGGTCGAACGGGTTCTGGCGCACCGACGTACTGCGGCAGATCCGGATGCGGGGCGACCGGCTGACCGAGGACATCGACTCCTCCGTCCGCGCCCTGCGGTCCGGCTACCGGGTCGTCAACGACCGCGGGCTGATCAGTCGGGAATTGGCGCCGACGTCGTTGCCGGCACTGTGGAAGCAGCGCATCCGCTGGGCCCAGGGCTGGTACGAGGTGAGCCGCTACAACGCCGAAGCGGTCACCGGCCGGTCCGGGTTGTCGTTCCGGCAGCGGCTGGGCCTGGCCCAGCTGCTGGTGTGGCGGGAGCTGTACATGTGGGTGACTCCCCTGATCTGGTCCCTGCTGCTGTTCATGTGGTGGCGCGACGGCGGACTGACAATGGCCTCACCGGTCCTGCTGGCCCTCACCGGGGCGGTGCTGGCCTGCGGCCCGGTACAACTGCTGTTCGCCCGTCAGGTCGGCGATCGGCAGATCCGCCGCCACCGCTGGTGGTGGTGGAGTTTCCTGCTCGTCAACCTGGTGGTGTACCAGGAGTACAAGAACCTCATCGGGCGCGTCGCGCAGATCAAACACGTGATGGGCGAACGGCACTGGACCGTCACCCCCCGCACGGCCGACGCCGCGGGTGCGGTTCCGGTCGGTGCCGTCGAGGACGTCCCGACGGCTGAGCCCGGGCAGCTACGGGCCGGCCGGCCACCGCTGGTCGCCGAGACCGGCTGA